Proteins encoded within one genomic window of Mesorhizobium sp. AR10:
- a CDS encoding amino acid ABC transporter permease — translation MQAPSTSTPRSDFPWWLAVTAALAVAAAIFIAASDLYAQVFATVAKGIGITVFVTVVAFALASAIGLGIALMGLSRSRWLKQIARFYVEIIRGVPILVLLFWIAFAGAPAFVAAWNALTAPLQNAGLFGELLVRDVSLLWRAIMALTIGYSAFISEVFRAGIQAVEKGQIEAAKALGLTRTQRFRLIVFPQAIRTILPPLGNDFVAMVKDSSLVSVLGVADITQMGKIYAAGSFRFFETYSIVAYIYLILTVGLSLALRALEKRLRNQHQE, via the coding sequence ATGCAAGCGCCCTCAACCTCCACCCCCAGATCCGACTTCCCCTGGTGGCTCGCGGTGACCGCGGCGCTCGCGGTGGCAGCCGCCATCTTCATCGCCGCGAGCGATCTCTATGCCCAGGTTTTCGCCACCGTCGCCAAGGGCATCGGCATCACCGTCTTCGTCACCGTGGTCGCCTTCGCACTGGCCTCGGCCATAGGGCTCGGCATTGCGCTGATGGGGCTGTCGAGATCGCGCTGGCTCAAGCAGATTGCCCGCTTCTATGTCGAGATCATCCGTGGCGTGCCGATCCTGGTGTTGCTGTTCTGGATTGCCTTTGCCGGCGCGCCGGCCTTCGTCGCGGCGTGGAACGCGCTGACCGCGCCGTTGCAAAACGCCGGCTTGTTCGGCGAACTTCTGGTGCGCGACGTGTCGCTGCTGTGGCGCGCCATCATGGCGCTGACCATCGGTTATTCGGCCTTCATCTCGGAAGTGTTTCGCGCCGGCATCCAGGCGGTCGAGAAGGGCCAGATCGAGGCGGCAAAGGCGCTGGGGCTGACGCGCACGCAGCGCTTCCGGCTGATCGTGTTCCCGCAGGCGATCCGCACCATCCTGCCGCCGCTCGGCAATGATTTCGTCGCCATGGTCAAGGATTCCTCGCTGGTCTCGGTGCTCGGCGTCGCCGACATCACCCAGATGGGCAAGATCTACGCCGCCGGCTCTTTCCGCTTCTTCGAGACCTATTCGATCGTCGCCTATATCTATCTCATCCTCACTGTCGGCCTGTCGCTGGCCTTGCGGGCGCTGGAGAAGCGGCTGCGAAACCAGCATCAGGAATAG
- a CDS encoding class I SAM-dependent DNA methyltransferase translates to MIVDKANAALDSVYTADTPEALADAYAAWAATYDSETASLGYLLPFLITAWVARHVPTGEGPLLDAGCGTGLSGPSLRALGYHDIAGLDLSEDMLKIAGSRQAYGDLKKAMLGGPLPWPDGHFRAFFSTGVFTISHAPASGLQELVRITRKGGHAIFTVRDQVFESGGFQAVFGELEQAKKWRPVEESPWFRCYAIAEPDALVKTFVFEVI, encoded by the coding sequence ATGATCGTCGACAAGGCCAATGCGGCGCTGGATTCGGTTTACACGGCCGATACGCCGGAAGCGCTGGCCGACGCCTACGCCGCGTGGGCCGCGACCTATGACAGCGAAACCGCCTCGCTCGGCTATCTCCTGCCGTTCCTGATCACCGCCTGGGTGGCGCGCCATGTACCAACAGGCGAAGGACCGCTGCTCGACGCGGGTTGCGGCACCGGCCTGTCGGGACCGTCGCTCAGGGCGCTGGGCTATCACGACATTGCCGGGCTCGACCTGTCGGAAGACATGCTGAAGATCGCCGGCAGCCGCCAAGCCTATGGCGATCTGAAAAAGGCGATGCTTGGCGGTCCGCTGCCCTGGCCGGACGGCCACTTCCGCGCCTTCTTCTCGACCGGTGTGTTCACCATCAGCCATGCGCCGGCCTCCGGCCTGCAGGAATTGGTGCGCATCACCAGAAAAGGTGGCCACGCCATCTTCACCGTTCGTGACCAGGTGTTTGAAAGCGGCGGATTCCAGGCCGTATTCGGTGAACTGGAGCAGGCGAAAAAATGGCGACCGGTGGAGGAAAGTCCCTGGTTCCGCTGCTATGCGATCGCCGAACCGGATGCATTGGTGAAGACCTTCGTGTTCGAGGTGATCTGA